The Primulina huaijiensis isolate GDHJ02 chromosome 18, ASM1229523v2, whole genome shotgun sequence DNA window CTTATCCCAACATTCCGTACAATTGAAATTTGGTGTACTTACACAAACACTATTGTTCGACGCTTATGTCCGTACCTATATAGTTGTCAAATTGGGATATCCGATGGGTCGATTTGTCCCGTCAAAAAAATAGGACGAACTAAATTTGAGAAATCTTAACTTATTTGGAGTCGAACCAAACGGGTTGAGCCTGCATGAGTTGCGAGTTAGGGCAGGACGGGACTGGACTGGCCGGTCAgcaaaaatatgatttaatttttttatataaattgtatttttaagttttatttgatttactttgaatgaattttaataataattaattttgtagtatttttatattttatttaattaattttatacattattaatttattaaagcaATGTTTTTTAATATTGGTTGAACtatttgatttcattttttttttagaatttcaaatctttttagcatttttttttaaaaaaattattaatattttcccaatttttgtaaaaacatAGGCTGGTCGCCCCGTTGGGTTTAGTTGGTAATTTAGTGAACCGTCAGAATTGCGGTCCGAGCCGTCCTGTTCCGTCTAATGGCTAGTTGTGGTCTGGTCTGTTCCGACATCCCGTTTTGATTAATTACGCTTAAAGTTAGTATGACAATCATGACAAATTGTAATTATTTAGGTTAGGAATAATTACAAATACCTGACTTGAGGTTTACTATAATTacaccacaaaaaaaaaaaaaaaaaaNAAAGTTACATATACATCCTCTTAAATATATGTCAATTTTACGATTCTCTCTCAAATATGAGAGTATAAGAAAAGattccaattttattttttaaaaaaatatatttaagagaaaattaaaataaaaaaatcaaatataaatatatttgggTTTGCTTTGACTTACAGAAATAGATAGACTTCAATATTTtacagaaataaataaaatagctTGTTGAGTTTTTAAATCGTCTGTTTGATACAAATTacagttttaattaatttaaaaatacatcgTAATTTCAGGGGCAAAAATACACATCGCTGAAAATAACTGGTTTAGTTTTTAAGACAGTAACCACATGAAAACAGTAGACCAACCGGTGACAGCAACAGCTGCAACCAAGTATGTCCAAAGAAACAGGACCGAACACTCTGCTTGTGCTACATCGAATAGTTGTGTCATCGTACCTACATATATCACCACACATGATGATCCATTATTTGGTCGGAAAACAAACTTCAATTCTCGCCTGTAATTTACACGCACGTACCAATACTCATGGCAGGTGGAAGAGTGAACTGAATCAATAGCACAAAGTGGAACAGAGGATCAGAGGGAAGAAACCCGAAATGTGAAGCTGCTTTTACAACTCCAATCCCAACTACAGGAAGTATTATGTATCTCACACAAATCACTGCGATTATAACGGTTGGCTTCAATTTCGCCTTTCGCCATCCTGCATCAAGTTTATCATTTTTGcatgttgaattgttttaaccTTTTTCCACTAACAAGAAAGCATACCTTTTGTTAGGTTGCCTCCTAGTATGAGGGTGATGCACGGAATGGTTCCATCCCtacaaatttatcaaaaaaagaGATGTAACGACTACGCGAATTCGAAGTTTAGATACACagaaatttacatatataacGTACCCGAGTAATTTGATGGAAGTTTGAATGACTCTGAGTGGTGCATTGTCTCCAATAATCAGGTCTCGAAGTATTTTTATTGTCCCGAATGTGAATCCAATCACCTGACCATATGATAGTTTATCAtaatcattcttagaaaatctatttATACAGACATAATGAACAAATTAATCACTCACAGCCGCAACAACAGGAGGTGACAGAATCTCCTTCCCTAACTCATGGCAAATTCCCACTGTTCGATCCCACAATGTATGATTGTCCATCGATTCAATCTTCCATATCATAATCATAACAAAATATACAAGCAAATACATTTACAAAATCAAtctttttcaaatttaagttactgataaataaataaacagtactCCATGCACTTACGATTGAGTAGTTTGCATGATGGGATTCATTTAGAAGATGTGAGTTCTCATCGTTTGGTTCATTCGAGGACTCGAGATCATCTGTTACAAGATGTGTTGTCCTATATTTTTCGCCCGCCCTTCGTATTAAATGGTACGTATATGTCCATATGAAGAAATTGCCCAACTATACGTTCATCAAAACAACATGACATTGTTAGACTCTACGTCGTTATAATGTTCGAAAAcggatattaaaatttttatcatataaatacttgGAAAGTTTGTAGATTCGGCTTGTGTATTTTTGTAATttctatgttgtcaaatttcaattttaacgTTCGataatgtaattataattatatatatgaattattttgTGTAAGGTAGCTCACAGCCATTGAAAAGGAGACATATGATAGTCCAGCTTTGGAGCAAACAGTCTTATCTCCGAATGGATTGCCATCCTCTTCGCATATTGCCGGGATAATTATCAACAAAATGTTTCCCAAGTTTCCTGATTAATTATCATTTGTAgattaaaatgtaatatttaatttcataaaacaATATAAGTAATAAATTACCTGCGGAACACATTGCAATGACGAGGTTTTGTATATGTGGTTCtggtttaattattttcacAGCTATCCATCCAATGCTTCCTCCAATCAAGAAAGTTATCCCGATGTTGACAGGCATGAACCACCtacacataaatttttttttatataaaataatattatgtattaaatgaaaaaaaaaaaatttcttttaaaaaaagatcttgattgattttttttatataaaaaagatCGAGAATAATATTCgtctaaaacataaaaattaataatttttcatagatgtATATTCGATTCATACATAAAAGGGGCGTTTGGTTTGGGTGATTGGGTGGGTACCTAATCAATCGTTATAAATGATTAGGTTGTAATAGGtgggataaaataatcacttctcaccccctaggattatttatcactTAATCCatcttattttttcaattttacccttctcctatatccaaactcaccaccacttcccgcCACGACCGCCTACCGACCATAGTCGCCGCCGCCGCCCCCGACCATCGGAGATAGCAGGCGCCGGCATACCGCAGCCAGCGCCGGTTGACCTTTTCCGGCCGGCCGGCCGCTGCCGCTGCTTCTGCCGGTTGACCACTTCCGCCCGGTCGGCCGACCGACAACTTCCGCCGTCGCCGTCGAAGGGGAAGgataattttgtcatttcatcaaaaaattcaaaattatctcatacttaaaaatcataccaaacataatactattttacatcatatattacatttctatcacaatcatttttttttatcatttatatattaatcattagtttattttaaacgcagccaaatttgtgaaaaataatattttgatataaaaattaatatttttcacataTAAAATTGAGCAACATATCTGTCACATCAAATTAAACGATTTCACGTGAATTTTcgttaattttaattatgtcaaTTATCTACATCGTACGTACGTTACATTATGAGAACATGGTAGCTAGGAAACCACAAAAATGAAGCAAACGTGCTCCATTGATTAAGTTTACACGTACCATGTGATTATGTCTTGGAATCGGACGGTCTGCACTAGGCTTGTGAACACCAGCGATGGAGTGAAGACGAAGAACGCGATCTGCGTCAAACTCAAAcgaacatatatataaatttaaaatcaaagaagaattaacattatatattatttttcgaaACCCGCAAAGGAACTACAGCCTACGTACGTACTTTGTTCAAGTATCTCCGTGCATCAGTGGAGAGAAGATTGAGATAATCAGTAGCCATGAAAGCTCCCAATGTGCTTATGAGAAGCACCTGTACTACTGGCATCGATGCCACCTTCAACAGAGACCAAAACCCCATTTCTTGATCTTTATTATAAAACTtggattttatttatatttgctGATGATTCTCCGACCTCCAATATGAATGAACTAGTCTGTATGTATGTATACAAACACTACAAGAATTAAGCTTGATTCCATAAGCAGGTAAAAAGAAGAAGCTGATAAAAAAAAAGGCAACATATAAAACTTCGCTAGTTTTTCGTTCGAACTTGTATAAATTTCATCCCTCAAGATTATATATGAAAACATCTTGCCTCAACTTTCATCCTCGAGATCtaaaatatctacaatattttcTGTACTATTTACTGTATTAAAAATCAACTAGTAATAAATGATAATGGCCCACCTTACATAAATTTGTggttatgattaaatttttttttgttttatctgtatgccatttttatatatattcaaaagaaTGACTTTGGTTTTGCTTTGGAATATCACTCTATCATTGcttagatattttttttctttttttttaaaaaaaagctaattttttttaatccaatCGATTAACCTAACAAGCCCAAATTCTTCAATTCCCTCGTAAAAGACTaaataattctaaaaatattcaaatactCTCATGCTACAATTAATATATACCAGCCATATCTCATCTTTGCAAGAAATCTAAAATTacaaagaagaaagaagaagaatttTTAAAACAACACAAACGGAGTCATTCACCAACGCACATGTATATATGTGCGGATGTTGGAAATTAAAATCGAGAAAAAAAAACCTGTTAACGGCATCTGGATATAGGATCTACGGTGCATGAAGAGTGTTTTACAGATCAATTTATAGCTTGTATTTCTCTCATATCGGtctatatttatgtatataatcAATAATGTATTTTTTTGCCTTCTAAAGTTGCGTATCGAATCCTATCACGTCTTTGAAATAACAACAAATAGAAAAAGCATTGGAGCGAAAGACTCTGCTAGCTGACTCAGTGCATGGCCAAGTTGTGCATTTGAAATTAGCTGGCAGTATTGCACACGTTGATTTtatgttaatatatatataatatatatatatattaacataAAATCAACGTGTGCAATACTGCAGTAAGATTTGGCGAGTGAGACACATGCTTACCATGTGTGTATAGAATACCCTTTAACTTACTTTATCTCGCACAACTCAATGGTTACTAATTCTGCCTCCTATGGTCTTCGAAAATTATTgaattataaatatcatattttgcAAACCATTGAGGGGAGGGTTTTTGACAAGTTCAATTTTCTCacaatattttatatgaatCATATGATTGAGTTTTTGTCGGTATAGGCGGGTAAGGAAGCAATTTGACACGTTCTTCACATTAcgatttgaattttaaaaataattaatatatatagaaTAGATAGAGATTTATACATACACAAGTAGTAGTAGTAAATAATAATTGGGAGAAATCTTTGAAGGGGTGATTGCGTTTACACAAGTAGTAGTAGTACATAATAATTGGGAGAAATCGTTGAAGGGGTGATTGAGGTTACACAAGTAGTAGTAGTAAATAATAATTGGGAGAAATCTTTGAAGGGGTGATTGAGTTGATTAAGTAGGTGATTGGTTGAcaaatgattttgattttgtttttacttACCAACATTTTTTCAAGCTAGCGACGTTTCATACAAGGTTGGGTGAATTTTATTTGGAGAGAATGATTTTATTTGAAGAACGAAATGAAAGATGATTTCATATGACACTCATTTTGGAGGTATTGGAATTCCATcacaattattattgaaattgcaTAACTTGATAATGAATGAAATCCAAGCTATTCTATACATTTTTGCCCTCGTAATTGAGCGTTGCTACTGACAAACTTTTATAGCTAAAACAAACCAATCTGCATGGCAAGAAGATGATCCAGGAATGGGACAATTCAAAACTCCACAAGAAGTTGTCTTCAAATATGCTCGACCATTTCGTCGATCAAATCTTTAGTGATATGATATTCAATCTCTCTACTGATAACATTTATGTCATCATCCATCAAACCGGACCATGGGTTTGACTGCAAATCTCGGGCCAGAAGATTATCAAGAGAATAAAATGACTCGTCAGCTGCAGGGTGCaaattttcttgaataattTGCCATAAACAAGACAGAAGCTTCCTTCCACGTGGTGCTTTATGCAAAAATCCAGTAGCTTTTTCGATATACCTCGACATATTCACAGGTTGCTTGAGTATAGTCGGAAGTACTTCATTTAACAAATCAAGAATCATCTTGTGACTTGATTTTTCTCCGTGGTATTTTGTGCAAATTTCGTTATCCTTAGTGGTTTGTCGTTTGTAAGAATCCTCCACCTCTTCAAAGACCTGATAGCTGATAGGCTTACCAAGTGGATCCCATTTAGACAAAGAACGACTGTGTGAACCATCATACAGACCTGCAGCCACAAGCAAATCTCTAACAAAGGCTTCATCATGATCCTCTATGTCTATTTCAACTTCCCTTGGTTGCTGATCACTTATAGTCTCCTCTGGAAAGGAACCTTCGAGTTGATTCAGTCTTCTTCGCAACTCTGTTCGATCAAAAGTAAAAAAGGAGAAATGAAATGGtacgagaaaatattttagaatatctGGAGAAACTAATACATGTAGATGGTCACATGTCACAGTATCAATTGTATTATGCGCTGCAGTTGCATTATTTTCTTACTGCTAAGCTAATGCTCTTATAGTCAAAAGGTTAATGAGTTTCAAGAGAAATTGATTAGACATTTATACTGACAATTTCCAATTACAGCcaacaaaaaattttaactGGCAATTATATTTCATATTGAAACTTTTTTAACTCCATGTTGCAACAAAATATTG harbors:
- the LOC140964623 gene encoding protein PIN-LIKES 7-like; the encoded protein is MGFWSLLKVASMPVVQVLLISTLGAFMATDYLNLLSTDARRYLNKIAFFVFTPSLVFTSLVQTVRFQDIITWWFMPVNIGITFLIGGSIGWIAVKIIKPEPHIQNLVIAMCSAGNLGNILLIIIPAICEEDGNPFGDKTVCSKAGLSYVSFSMALGNFFIWTYTYHLIRRAGEKYRTTHLVTDDLESSNEPNDENSHLLNESHHANYSIIESMDNHTLWDRTVGICHELGKEILSPPVVAAVIGFTFGTIKILRDLIIGDNAPLRVIQTSIKLLGDGTIPCITLILGGNLTKGWRKAKLKPTVIIAVICVRYIILPVVGIGVVKAASHFGFLPSDPLFHFVLLIQFTLPPAMSIGTMTQLFDVAQAECSVLFLWTYLVAAVAVTGWSTVFMWLLS